Proteins encoded together in one Campylobacter concisus window:
- a CDS encoding Na+/H+ antiporter NhaC family protein, producing MLLFNPVVFSILVMTVLCLLRFNILLSILVSALVAGVMYKHGFSGFESGLASGFESFFTALKETTQSLISGMQGNLETSLSYILLGALAAAIANTNLTAILINAMSKFLSSNKFIFILTIAFIACLSQNLIPVHIAFIPILIPPLLALMNKMGIDRRAVACALTFGLQAPYVSISVGFGLLFHNILKKELANNGINTTISDISSVMWIGGASMFVGLILAILFYSKKRIYKTSKFEKAELDEIERAKSLEMTKKEWAVLAGAVVAFVVQIYTSLLPLGALLGLLVMVVFGGIEYKKVDKIMDNGLAMMGFIAFIMLVAAGYGTILRESGGIDELVKYASLVSGGKIGGAFLMLLIGLLVTMGIGTSFGTIPILASIYVPLCLSLGFGVPAIILLVGIAAALGDAGSPASDSTLGPTSGLNADGEHNHIYDTCVPTFIFFNIPLIIGGIVGALILG from the coding sequence ATGCTTCTCTTTAACCCTGTTGTTTTTAGCATTTTGGTGATGACGGTGCTATGTTTGCTACGTTTTAACATCCTGCTTTCTATCCTCGTTTCTGCGCTTGTTGCTGGGGTTATGTATAAGCATGGTTTTAGTGGATTTGAAAGTGGTTTGGCAAGCGGTTTTGAGAGCTTTTTTACGGCTCTAAAAGAGACCACGCAAAGCCTCATAAGCGGTATGCAAGGCAACCTTGAGACCTCTCTTAGCTACATCTTGCTAGGTGCTCTTGCAGCTGCCATCGCAAATACAAATTTAACAGCCATTTTGATAAATGCAATGAGTAAATTTCTTAGCTCAAATAAATTTATCTTCATACTAACTATCGCATTTATCGCTTGTTTGTCTCAAAACTTGATCCCAGTTCACATAGCCTTCATACCTATCTTGATCCCGCCACTTCTTGCCCTTATGAACAAAATGGGCATAGATAGACGTGCGGTGGCTTGCGCTCTTACATTTGGACTGCAAGCGCCTTATGTGAGCATTAGCGTTGGCTTTGGTCTGCTTTTTCACAATATCCTTAAAAAAGAGCTAGCCAACAACGGCATAAATACAACCATCTCAGACATCTCATCAGTCATGTGGATAGGTGGGGCTTCGATGTTTGTTGGGCTCATTTTAGCCATACTTTTTTATAGTAAAAAAAGGATTTATAAAACTTCTAAATTTGAAAAGGCCGAGCTTGATGAGATAGAGCGCGCAAAAAGCCTTGAGATGACTAAAAAAGAGTGGGCGGTCTTAGCTGGTGCGGTTGTCGCCTTTGTCGTGCAAATTTACACTTCGCTCTTGCCACTTGGCGCGTTACTTGGACTTTTGGTAATGGTTGTTTTTGGCGGTATCGAATACAAAAAAGTAGATAAGATCATGGATAATGGCCTTGCTATGATGGGCTTTATCGCATTTATCATGCTTGTTGCTGCGGGATATGGCACCATTTTAAGAGAGAGTGGCGGTATAGACGAGCTTGTAAAATACGCTAGCTTGGTCTCTGGCGGCAAGATAGGCGGAGCATTTTTGATGCTACTTATCGGACTTTTAGTCACGATGGGAATAGGCACTAGCTTTGGTACTATCCCTATCTTAGCCTCTATCTACGTGCCACTTTGCCTTAGCCTTGGCTTTGGCGTGCCAGCTATCATCTTGCTAGTTGGTATAGCAGCAGCTCTAGGCGACGCTGGAAGCCCGGCAAGCGACAGCACACTTGGGCCGACAAGCGGTCTAAACGCTGATGGTGAGCACAACCACATATATGATACTTGCGTGCCTACATTTATATTTTTTAACATCCCACTTATCATCGGTGGCATCGTAGGTGCGTTGATACTTGGATAA
- a CDS encoding type II toxin-antitoxin system RelE/ParE family toxin produces the protein MKILFTDDFKENLKEILKFIKQDSKDRAYNFRDSLKNEIIKIPERPYSYRENLTMKDTQVRDLIFKGYVVVFVIDEDEQTITIISIYKHNLPNLKYPQ, from the coding sequence ATGAAAATTCTTTTTACAGATGATTTTAAAGAGAATTTAAAAGAGATATTAAAATTCATAAAACAAGATAGCAAGGACCGTGCATATAACTTTCGCGATAGTCTAAAAAATGAAATCATAAAAATCCCTGAAAGACCATACTCTTACAGAGAAAATCTAACTATGAAAGATACTCAAGTAAGAGACTTGATCTTCAAGGGATATGTTGTTGTATTTGTCATAGATGAGGACGAACAGACTATCACTATCATATCAATCTATAAACACAATCTACCAAATTTAAAATATCCTCAGTAA
- the flgE gene encoding flagellar hook protein FlgE: MMRSLWSGVSGLQAHQIAMDVEGNNIANVNTYGFKYNRANFADILSQTPRVATAPQGQLGGQNAMQIGLGTTINSTTRIFSQGTLTATDKQTDLALQGNGFFVVSPDGGTTRYYTRNGDFVRDKAGNFVNNSGYIVQGWTRDDETGTIDSTGPISNIVIKEGLTTPARATTEVKIKGNLDSGNSIGQRSTPIYALDSVAGGRDYNNDGILNANEVHNENDTNNDEFYTNSRNEQILTERGVDLGVTFDELGNGLALRDGQGIWVSYANAKTEKFSVGSALAQNIGQINPPATLDITLNGQNIKTQAGTMTSISDVAAAINAQYNKTGVRAEISEGNKLTLINRNNSGTTEETKNIHLTVNAGNTVGGLASKDIITAYQYVYTSSQTTAVHPNNDKIARQITTTEDLRAAMQEDARNHVDYNGDGQIRANSDALDAAKLATAAHKVAPGTGGAAITNPAYALAYNNAYAAAAGTPDQKHAAGIAALQAAAGDDTNDGVKITVNKLGQFQLENPTNEMADQALYMTTTGLTKPAQGTNNAAVNENVRFTNIMKALDGALSPGQALRASGKMMMSSHGSTAEIFDSLGSKHTVSIRWAKTGTTTDGGTEWNMIIQVPEPAKINYTGEGPDNVVTGSLRFNSNGSLASFHPATITFSANNGSQSGQNVSLNFGLGTDFNGLTSFDKDSSTESISQDGYTGGTLNDLKIDETGTIIGAFTNGQSFGLAQVALASFTNNEGLQSEGGNVFSQTANSGEAVIGAAGTGDKGTIAASKLEASNVDLSRALTDLIVIQRGFQANSKTITTSDEMLNTLLQLKQ, from the coding sequence ATGATGAGATCACTTTGGTCTGGTGTTTCAGGCCTACAAGCCCACCAGATAGCCATGGACGTAGAAGGCAACAATATCGCAAACGTCAATACTTATGGTTTTAAATACAACCGCGCAAATTTTGCTGATATACTAAGCCAAACTCCAAGAGTAGCTACCGCTCCACAAGGTCAGCTAGGCGGTCAAAACGCTATGCAAATAGGTCTAGGAACGACTATAAACTCAACTACAAGAATTTTCTCACAAGGCACACTAACAGCCACTGATAAGCAAACCGACCTTGCTCTTCAAGGAAATGGCTTCTTTGTTGTTTCTCCAGATGGCGGAACGACAAGATACTATACAAGAAACGGCGATTTTGTCCGTGATAAGGCTGGTAACTTCGTAAATAACAGCGGTTATATCGTTCAAGGCTGGACTAGAGATGACGAGACTGGCACTATCGACTCAACTGGCCCTATAAGCAACATCGTCATCAAAGAAGGTCTTACAACTCCAGCAAGAGCGACAACAGAAGTTAAGATAAAAGGCAACCTCGACTCAGGTAACAGCATCGGTCAAAGAAGCACACCTATATATGCTCTTGACTCAGTTGCAGGCGGACGCGACTACAATAACGATGGAATTTTAAATGCTAACGAAGTTCATAACGAAAACGATACAAATAATGATGAATTTTATACAAACTCAAGAAACGAGCAAATTTTAACAGAGCGTGGCGTCGATCTTGGTGTTACATTTGACGAGCTTGGAAACGGACTTGCACTAAGAGATGGACAAGGTATCTGGGTAAGCTACGCAAATGCTAAGACTGAAAAATTTAGCGTAGGTAGCGCTCTAGCACAAAATATCGGTCAGATCAACCCACCAGCTACACTTGATATAACACTAAATGGACAAAATATCAAAACTCAAGCTGGCACGATGACAAGCATCAGTGACGTTGCCGCTGCTATCAATGCTCAGTACAACAAAACTGGCGTTAGAGCTGAAATTTCAGAAGGCAATAAACTAACGCTTATAAACAGAAACAACTCAGGCACAACTGAAGAGACAAAAAACATCCACCTAACAGTAAATGCTGGAAACACGGTTGGCGGTCTAGCTAGTAAAGATATCATCACAGCTTATCAATATGTCTATACAAGCTCACAAACAACAGCTGTTCATCCAAATAACGACAAAATCGCAAGACAAATAACAACAACAGAAGATCTTCGTGCAGCTATGCAAGAGGATGCTAGAAACCACGTTGATTATAACGGCGATGGTCAAATAAGAGCAAACTCTGACGCACTTGATGCAGCAAAACTTGCAACTGCTGCTCACAAGGTAGCTCCAGGCACTGGTGGCGCAGCTATAACAAATCCAGCTTATGCACTAGCATATAACAACGCTTACGCAGCAGCAGCAGGCACACCTGATCAAAAACACGCAGCAGGTATCGCAGCACTTCAAGCAGCAGCTGGAGATGATACAAACGACGGCGTAAAGATCACTGTAAATAAACTAGGTCAATTTCAACTAGAAAACCCTACAAACGAAATGGCTGATCAAGCCCTTTATATGACTACAACTGGTCTTACAAAACCAGCTCAAGGCACAAACAACGCAGCGGTAAACGAAAACGTTCGCTTTACAAATATCATGAAGGCACTTGATGGCGCACTAAGCCCAGGTCAAGCACTAAGAGCGAGCGGTAAGATGATGATGTCAAGCCACGGCTCAACGGCTGAAATTTTTGACTCACTTGGCTCAAAACACACAGTTAGTATCAGATGGGCAAAGACAGGCACTACAACAGATGGCGGAACTGAGTGGAATATGATCATTCAAGTACCAGAGCCTGCTAAGATAAACTACACAGGCGAAGGCCCAGATAACGTCGTAACTGGCTCATTGAGATTTAACTCAAACGGCTCACTTGCTAGTTTTCACCCAGCTACGATAACATTTTCAGCTAACAACGGCTCACAAAGTGGTCAAAATGTTAGTTTAAATTTTGGTTTGGGAACAGACTTTAACGGACTAACAAGCTTTGATAAAGACTCTTCAACTGAGTCTATCTCACAAGATGGTTACACAGGTGGTACACTAAATGACCTAAAGATTGACGAAACTGGTACTATCATCGGTGCATTTACAAACGGCCAAAGCTTTGGTCTAGCTCAAGTGGCACTTGCTAGCTTTACAAACAACGAGGGTCTTCAAAGTGAGGGCGGAAACGTCTTTTCACAAACTGCAAACTCAGGCGAAGCAGTCATCGGCGCAGCAGGCACAGGCGATAAAGGAACGATCGCAGCTTCAAAACTAGAAGCAAGTAACGTCGATCTAAGCCGTGCGCTAACAGATCTTATCGTCATCCAAAGAGGCTTTCAAGCAAACTCAAAAACGATCACAACAAGCGATGAGATGCTAAACACGCTTCTTCAACTAAAACAATAA
- the thyX gene encoding FAD-dependent thymidylate synthase has product MQVTLLNHTPLNICSHAIRTCWQSFEKGDNGGEKDVELIDRVGNKFKHASTLEHLYYNFYIQGISRALLQELARHRLASLSVKSTRYTLKELKKEEKFEVGQFERAAKFIVLTNDEMVDNASIKALENLREILASTTKSLDIVKYCLPECYKTELTWSINARSLQNFISLRSSKSALWEIRNLANAIYDALPNEHKFIFEKCLPEDEG; this is encoded by the coding sequence ATGCAAGTAACACTTCTAAATCACACCCCACTAAATATCTGCTCTCACGCGATCCGCACATGCTGGCAAAGCTTTGAAAAAGGCGACAATGGCGGCGAAAAAGATGTCGAGCTGATAGATAGGGTGGGTAATAAATTTAAACACGCATCAACACTAGAGCATCTTTACTACAACTTCTACATCCAAGGCATCTCTCGCGCACTACTTCAAGAGCTAGCCCGCCACCGATTAGCAAGCCTAAGCGTCAAATCAACCCGCTACACGCTAAAAGAGCTAAAAAAGGAGGAGAAATTTGAAGTAGGGCAGTTTGAGCGTGCGGCTAAATTTATCGTGCTAACAAATGACGAAATGGTCGATAACGCGAGCATAAAAGCGCTTGAAAATTTACGTGAAATTTTAGCCTCAACCACAAAAAGCCTTGATATAGTTAAATACTGCTTGCCAGAATGCTATAAAACCGAGCTTACATGGAGCATAAACGCTAGAAGCTTGCAAAATTTCATCTCTTTAAGAAGCTCAAAGTCAGCCCTTTGGGAGATAAGAAATTTAGCAAATGCTATCTACGACGCCTTGCCAAATGAGCATAAATTTATCTTTGAGAAGTGCTTGCCGGAGGATGAGGGGTAA
- a CDS encoding type II toxin-antitoxin system RelE/ParE family toxin, which produces MRILEIFSTYKKDLKLVLKQGWDEKAISKVVFQLQNDEKLADDLKDHQLTGSLKDFRECHVFGDLVIIYQRDDEILKLFKIGRHQDIFKRY; this is translated from the coding sequence ATGAGAATTTTAGAAATTTTTAGCACTTATAAAAAGGATTTGAAGTTAGTTTTAAAGCAAGGATGGGATGAAAAAGCGATTTCAAAGGTGGTTTTTCAACTACAAAATGATGAAAAATTAGCTGATGATTTAAAAGATCATCAGCTTACTGGAAGCTTAAAAGATTTTAGAGAGTGCCACGTTTTTGGAGATTTGGTAATAATTTATCAAAGAGATGATGAAATTTTAAAGCTTTTTAAAATAGGCAGACACCAAGATATTTTTAAAAGATACTAG
- a CDS encoding DNA adenine methylase: MKPVKQENQAYLKEQILTYLGNKRSLLGFIERGVKYAKDELKKEKLSCCDLFSGSGVVARFLKQNSEFLVANDLELYSFITNSCYLQNATNELRDEINFWQKKLEKEIKENLSEGFITRLYAPQDDENIAWGERVFYTKKNAIFIDTARRLIDEMLPEEMRKFFIAPLLYNASVHANTSGIFKGFHKNKEGIGQFGGRGQNAISRITSDINLTKPIFSNFSVPFEVYQKDANLLAKELDGLDLVYLDPPYNQHPYGSNYFMLNLIASYEEPSKISKVSGIAKDWNRSVFNKKSSASEAFFELIANLKAKFVLISFNSEGFINQDEFDKNLNKMGKVHLLRQKYNAYRGSRNLKARNIHVDELLYVLKK, from the coding sequence TTGAAACCAGTAAAACAAGAAAATCAAGCCTATCTAAAAGAGCAAATTTTAACCTATCTTGGTAACAAACGCTCTCTTTTAGGCTTTATCGAGCGAGGCGTAAAGTACGCAAAAGACGAGCTTAAAAAAGAGAAGCTTAGCTGCTGCGACCTCTTTAGCGGAAGCGGCGTGGTGGCTAGGTTTTTAAAGCAAAATAGCGAATTTCTAGTCGCAAACGACTTGGAGCTTTATAGCTTCATCACAAACTCATGCTATCTGCAAAACGCCACAAATGAGCTAAGAGATGAGATAAATTTCTGGCAAAAAAAGCTTGAAAAAGAGATAAAAGAAAACCTTTCTGAGGGCTTTATAACAAGGCTTTATGCCCCACAAGATGACGAAAATATCGCTTGGGGCGAGCGGGTCTTTTACACAAAGAAAAATGCCATATTCATCGACACTGCAAGAAGGCTCATAGATGAGATGTTGCCAGAGGAGATGAGAAAATTTTTCATAGCTCCACTACTTTATAATGCAAGCGTGCATGCAAATACGAGTGGAATTTTTAAAGGTTTTCATAAAAATAAAGAGGGCATCGGTCAGTTTGGCGGCAGGGGGCAAAATGCCATCTCAAGGATCACTTCTGATATAAATTTGACTAAGCCTATTTTTTCAAATTTCAGCGTGCCATTTGAGGTCTATCAAAAGGACGCAAATTTGCTCGCAAAAGAGCTTGATGGGCTTGATCTAGTTTATCTTGATCCGCCTTATAACCAGCATCCATACGGCTCAAACTACTTCATGCTAAATCTCATCGCAAGCTATGAAGAGCCAAGTAAAATTTCAAAAGTTTCAGGTATCGCAAAGGACTGGAACAGATCAGTCTTTAATAAAAAATCATCAGCAAGTGAGGCATTTTTCGAGCTCATAGCAAATTTAAAGGCGAAGTTTGTGCTTATCTCGTTTAACTCAGAGGGCTTTATCAACCAAGATGAATTTGATAAAAACCTAAATAAAATGGGCAAAGTTCATCTACTGCGCCAAAAGTATAACGCCTACCGTGGCAGCAGAAATTTAAAAGCTAGAAACATCCACGTAGACGAGCTTCTTTACGTTTTGAAAAAGTAA
- the luxS gene encoding S-ribosylhomocysteine lyase, with the protein MPLLDSFCVDHVKMKAPGVRLAKSMKTPKGDDISVFDLRFCKPNEEILPEKGTHTLEHLFAGFMRNHLNGNGVEIIDISPMGCRTGFYMSVIGTPSEEAVKKAWLASMKDILEVKDQDKIPELNKFQCGTYKMHSLDEAHAIASKILAQGLVIINNDEIKLDVDAMGLKKH; encoded by the coding sequence ATGCCACTACTTGATAGTTTTTGCGTAGATCATGTGAAGATGAAAGCCCCAGGAGTTAGACTAGCAAAGAGTATGAAGACCCCAAAGGGCGATGATATCAGCGTTTTTGACTTGAGATTTTGCAAGCCAAATGAAGAAATTTTGCCAGAAAAAGGCACTCACACTTTAGAGCACCTATTTGCTGGCTTTATGAGAAACCATCTAAATGGCAACGGCGTGGAGATCATAGACATCTCGCCGATGGGTTGCAGGACTGGCTTTTATATGAGCGTGATCGGCACACCTAGCGAAGAAGCTGTAAAAAAGGCATGGCTAGCCTCTATGAAAGATATATTAGAGGTCAAAGATCAAGATAAGATCCCAGAGCTAAATAAATTTCAATGTGGCACTTACAAGATGCACTCGCTTGATGAGGCGCATGCCATAGCAAGCAAAATTTTAGCACAAGGCCTAGTCATCATAAATAACGATGAGATCAAGCTTGACGTTGATGCTATGGGACTAAAAAAGCACTGA